From the Gadus chalcogrammus isolate NIFS_2021 chromosome 15, NIFS_Gcha_1.0, whole genome shotgun sequence genome, one window contains:
- the vdac2 gene encoding voltage-dependent anion-selective channel protein 2: MAVPPCYADLGKSAKDIFNKGYGFGLVKLDVKTKSSSGVEFKTAGSSNTDTSKVAGTLETKYKRSEYGLTFTEKWNTDNTLGTEITIEDQIAKGLKLTFDTTFSPNTGKKSGKVKTAYKREFVNLGCDVDFDFAGPTIHGAAVVGYEGWLAGYQMTFDTAKSKMSQNNFAVGYKTGDFQLHTNVNDGAEFGGSIYQKVSDTLETSVNLAWTAGSNSTRFGIAAKYQLDKDATLSAKVNNTSLVGVGYTQTLRPGVKLTLSALVDGKNINAGGHKLGLGLELEA, encoded by the exons ATGGCCGTGCCTCCCTGCTATGCTGATCTGGGCAAATCTGCCAAGGACATTTTCAACAAGGGCTATG GATTTGGCCTGGTGAAACTGGATGTGAAGACCAAGTCCTCAAGTGGAGTG GAGTTCAAAACAGCTGGTTCCTCCAACACCGACACCAGCAAAGTGGCCGGCACCCTGGAAACCAAATACAAGAGGTCGGAGTACGGCCTGACCTTCACAGAGAAGTGGAACACTGACAACACCCTGGGAACAGAAATCACCATTGAAGATCAG ATTGCCAAGGGACTGAAGTTGACCTTTGACACAACCTTCTCACCAAACACTGG GAAGAAGAGCGGAAAGGTCAAGACCGCCTACAAGCGCGAGTTCGTCAACCTGGGCTGCGACGTGGACTTCGACTTCGCCGGACCCACCATTCATGGTGCCGCCGTTGTCGGCTACGAGGGCTGGCTCGCCGGGTACCAGATGACCTTTGACACAGCCAAGTCCAAGATGTCCCAGAACAACTTTGCTGTGGGCTACAAGACGGGAGACTTCCAGCTGCATACCAATGT CAATGATGGTGCTGAGTTTGGAGGCTCCATCTACCAGAAGGTGAGCGACACGCTGGAGACATCCGTTAACCTGGCCTGGACCGCTGGCAGCAACAGCACGCGCTTTGGCATCGCCGCCAAATACCAGCTGGACAAGGATGCTACCCTTAGT gCTAAAGTGAACAATACCAGCCTCGTTGGTGTTGGCTACACCCAGACTCTTAGACCAG GTGTCAAGCTCACCCTGTCGGCGCTGGTAGATGGCAAGAACATCAACGCTGGTGGCCACAAGCTCGGCCTGGGTCTGGAGCTGGAGGCCTAA